From Kogia breviceps isolate mKogBre1 chromosome 2, mKogBre1 haplotype 1, whole genome shotgun sequence, one genomic window encodes:
- the ESPNL gene encoding espin-like protein isoform X2: protein MSALHAAAARGHYSLVVWLCCQTLLSHRVDPALRDEDGYTAADLAEYHGHRDCAQYLRDSTRPVPLLMAPPPPPPFPPPPLSAARHSLVDGRRGAPGLGDPTVAASLSPSWPGQPDQPLPREHTTRTAPPRVSTSATAVPMGTETAAGGTPDSLVALQLDGLPSGDLDGLVPTRDERGRPIPEWKRQVMVRKLQARLGAAPAPDTQDDGGSAGAAEQAAWRYSQTHQAILGPFGELLTEDDLVYLEKQIADLQLRRRCQEYESELGRLAAELQALLPAPLVSITVNSHLLPPAPGLEGEEAPSPEVEPEGPVGASQATPGAQPLPFWCSHVARLVRSLSLLLKGVNGLVQGEERPPLEARREAPASPPRSEAQREIQECGVSVRTLRGNFESAPGRPCPPSPGPCELGPQPGPCLRGCWPSPLQPRGGPIGGEPGPGDVEEASDSGISCEEAPSEAAAVPGPDLAASLRKERIVTLFLGHWKKSAYTPALKTVACRTLEARRVEPRGREAAGGPRLPPPPSSESPRLGHLWQQRSIIAHLLGNWKSILAHVPARQLRRLSRRPRGPLSPEQFLPHVDGAPVPYGSLTLDLFMLGYFQLLECDLPAEERKMRHLLCFEVFEHLGAHGWEAARAFHKAVTDEVAAGRRAWTDGFEDIKARFFGSSRSPPWGAEPGRKPGLTPLRPPPHAGPSGGPGPAAQRLGSGPQRGSFNSEDICGYIDRSFAFWKEKEAEMFSFGE from the exons ATGAGCGCCCTGCACGCCGCCGCTGCCCGCGGCCACTACTCGCTCGTCGTCTGGCTG TGCTGCCAGACGCTGCTCTCCCACCGCGTGGACCCCGCCCTGCGGGACGAGGACGGCTACACGGCCGCAGACCTGGCGGAGTACCACGGCCACCGCGACTGCGCCCAGTACCTCCGCGACAGCACCCGGCCG GTGCCACTCCTGAtggcgcccccgccgccgccaccgttCCCCCCTCCTCCGCTGTCGGCTGCAAGGCACTCCCTGGTGGATGGAAGAAGAGGGGCCCCAGGTCTCGGGGATCCCACCG TGGCAGCGTCTCTCAGCCCATCCTGGCCCGGCCAGCCTGACCAGCCTCTTCCGAGGGAGCACACGACCCGCACAGCACCCCCGAGGGTCAGCACCAGTGCCACAGCCGTCCCAATG GGGACGGAGACGGCAGCGGGGGGCACCCCGGACAGCCTGGTCGCGCTGCAGCTGGACGGGCTGCCCTCGGGCGACCTCGACGGGCTGGTGCCCACGCGGGATGAGCGCGGCCGGCCCATCCCCGAGTGGAAGCGGCAGGTGATGGTGCGGAAGCTGCAGGCTCGCCTGGGCGCAGCTCCAGCGCCAGATACCCAG GACGACGGCGGGAGCGCGGGTGCCGCGGAGCAGGCGGCCTGGCGGTACTCGCAGACTCACCAGGCCATCCTGGGCCCCTTCGGGGAGCTGCTGACCGAGGACGACCTGGTGTACCTGGAGAAGCAGATCGCAGACCTGCAGCTGCGGCGCCGCTGCCAGGAGTACGAGAGCGAGCTGGGCCGGCTGGCGGCCGAGCTGCAGGCGCTGCTGCCTGCGCCCCTGGTCAGCATCACTGTCAACAGCCATCTCCTGCCCCCCGCGCCCGGGCTGGAGGGCGAGGAGGCCCCCAGCCCCGAGGTCGAGCCCGAGGGCCCCGTGGGGGCTTCGCAGGCCACACCCGGCGCGCAGCCCCTACCCTTCTGGTGCAGCCACGTCGCCCGGCTGGTGCGCAGCTTGTCCCTGCTGCTGAAGGGCGTGAACGGGCTGGTGCAGGGCGAGGAGAGGCCCCCACTGGAGGCCCGCAGGGAGGCCCCAGCCAGCCCTCCGAGGAGCGAGGCCCAGCGCGAGATCCAGGAGTGTGGGGTGTCGGTGCGGACGCTTCGTGGCAACTTCGAGTCAGCCCCCGGCCGGCCCTGCCCCCCGAGCCCCGGCCCCTGTGAGCTGGGGCCCCAGCCGGGGCCGTGCCTGAGAGGCTGCTGGCCCTCCCCCTTGCAGCCCCGCGGCGGCCCGATCGGAGGGGAGCCGGGGCCGGGCGACGTGGAGGAGGCCAGCGACTCGGGCATCAGCTGCGAGGAGGCCCCGTCGGAGGCGGCGGCCGTGCCTGGCCCAGACCTGGCCGCCAGCCTGCGCAAGGAGCGCATCGTCACGCTCTTCCTCGGCCACTGGAAGAAGTCGGCCTACACGCCGGCCCTGAAGACGGTGGCCTGCAGGACCCTGGAGGCCCGGCGCGTGGAGCCGCGGGGGCGGGAGGCGGCGGGGGGCCCTCGGCTGCCCCCCCCGCCGTCCAGCGAGAGCCCGCGGCTGGGCCACCTGTGGCAGCAGCGCAGCATCATCGCCCACCTGCTGGGCAACTGGAAGTCCATCCTGGCGCACGTGCCCGCCCGGCAGCTGCGGCGGCTGAGCCGGCGGCCCCGCGGCCCCCTGTCCCCCGAGCAGTTCCTGCCCCACGTGGACGGGGCGCCGGTGCCCTACGGCAGCCTCACGCTGGACCTCTTCATGCTGGGCTACTTCCAGCTCCTGGAGTGCGACCTGCCGGCGGAGGAGCGCAAGATGCGCCACCTGCTCTGCTTCGAGGTCTTCGAGCACCTGGGCGCCCACGGCTGGGAGGCCGCGCGCGCCTTCCACAAGGCCGTGACGGACGAGGTGGCTGCCGGCCGCCGTGCCTGGACCGACGGCTTCGAGGACATCAAAGCCCGCTTTTTCGGCTCCAGCCGCAGTCCGCCCTGGGGCGCAGAGCCTGGCCGCAAGCCGGGCCTGACCCCGCTCCGGCCCCCGCCCCACGCCGGCCCCAGCGGCGGCCCCGGGCCCGCGGCACAGAGGCTGGGGTCCGGCCCCCAGCGGGGCAGCTTCAACAGCGAGGACATCTGTGGCTACATCGACCGGAGCTTCGCCTTCTGGAAGGAGAAAGAAGCCGAGATGTTCAGCTTCGGGGAGTGA
- the ESPNL gene encoding espin-like protein isoform X3, whose protein sequence is MAPPPPPPFPPPPLSAARHSLVDGRRGAPGLGDPTVAASLSPSWPGQPDQPLPREHTTRTAPPRVSTSATAVPMGTETAAGGTPDSLVALQLDGLPSGDLDGLVPTRDERGRPIPEWKRQVMVRKLQARLGAAPAPDTQDDGGSAGAAEQAAWRYSQTHQAILGPFGELLTEDDLVYLEKQIADLQLRRRCQEYESELGRLAAELQALLPAPLVSITVNSHLLPPAPGLEGEEAPSPEVEPEGPVGASQATPGAQPLPFWCSHVARLVRSLSLLLKGVNGLVQGEERPPLEARREAPASPPRSEAQREIQECGVSVRTLRGNFESAPGRPCPPSPGPCELGPQPGPCLRGCWPSPLQPRGGPIGGEPGPGDVEEASDSGISCEEAPSEAAAVPGPDLAASLRKERIVTLFLGHWKKSAYTPALKTVACRTLEARRVEPRGREAAGGPRLPPPPSSESPRLGHLWQQRSIIAHLLGNWKSILAHVPARQLRRLSRRPRGPLSPEQFLPHVDGAPVPYGSLTLDLFMLGYFQLLECDLPAEERKMRHLLCFEVFEHLGAHGWEAARAFHKAVTDEVAAGRRAWTDGFEDIKARFFGSSRSPPWGAEPGRKPGLTPLRPPPHAGPSGGPGPAAQRLGSGPQRGSFNSEDICGYIDRSFAFWKEKEAEMFSFGE, encoded by the exons AtggcgcccccgccgccgccaccgttCCCCCCTCCTCCGCTGTCGGCTGCAAGGCACTCCCTGGTGGATGGAAGAAGAGGGGCCCCAGGTCTCGGGGATCCCACCG TGGCAGCGTCTCTCAGCCCATCCTGGCCCGGCCAGCCTGACCAGCCTCTTCCGAGGGAGCACACGACCCGCACAGCACCCCCGAGGGTCAGCACCAGTGCCACAGCCGTCCCAATG GGGACGGAGACGGCAGCGGGGGGCACCCCGGACAGCCTGGTCGCGCTGCAGCTGGACGGGCTGCCCTCGGGCGACCTCGACGGGCTGGTGCCCACGCGGGATGAGCGCGGCCGGCCCATCCCCGAGTGGAAGCGGCAGGTGATGGTGCGGAAGCTGCAGGCTCGCCTGGGCGCAGCTCCAGCGCCAGATACCCAG GACGACGGCGGGAGCGCGGGTGCCGCGGAGCAGGCGGCCTGGCGGTACTCGCAGACTCACCAGGCCATCCTGGGCCCCTTCGGGGAGCTGCTGACCGAGGACGACCTGGTGTACCTGGAGAAGCAGATCGCAGACCTGCAGCTGCGGCGCCGCTGCCAGGAGTACGAGAGCGAGCTGGGCCGGCTGGCGGCCGAGCTGCAGGCGCTGCTGCCTGCGCCCCTGGTCAGCATCACTGTCAACAGCCATCTCCTGCCCCCCGCGCCCGGGCTGGAGGGCGAGGAGGCCCCCAGCCCCGAGGTCGAGCCCGAGGGCCCCGTGGGGGCTTCGCAGGCCACACCCGGCGCGCAGCCCCTACCCTTCTGGTGCAGCCACGTCGCCCGGCTGGTGCGCAGCTTGTCCCTGCTGCTGAAGGGCGTGAACGGGCTGGTGCAGGGCGAGGAGAGGCCCCCACTGGAGGCCCGCAGGGAGGCCCCAGCCAGCCCTCCGAGGAGCGAGGCCCAGCGCGAGATCCAGGAGTGTGGGGTGTCGGTGCGGACGCTTCGTGGCAACTTCGAGTCAGCCCCCGGCCGGCCCTGCCCCCCGAGCCCCGGCCCCTGTGAGCTGGGGCCCCAGCCGGGGCCGTGCCTGAGAGGCTGCTGGCCCTCCCCCTTGCAGCCCCGCGGCGGCCCGATCGGAGGGGAGCCGGGGCCGGGCGACGTGGAGGAGGCCAGCGACTCGGGCATCAGCTGCGAGGAGGCCCCGTCGGAGGCGGCGGCCGTGCCTGGCCCAGACCTGGCCGCCAGCCTGCGCAAGGAGCGCATCGTCACGCTCTTCCTCGGCCACTGGAAGAAGTCGGCCTACACGCCGGCCCTGAAGACGGTGGCCTGCAGGACCCTGGAGGCCCGGCGCGTGGAGCCGCGGGGGCGGGAGGCGGCGGGGGGCCCTCGGCTGCCCCCCCCGCCGTCCAGCGAGAGCCCGCGGCTGGGCCACCTGTGGCAGCAGCGCAGCATCATCGCCCACCTGCTGGGCAACTGGAAGTCCATCCTGGCGCACGTGCCCGCCCGGCAGCTGCGGCGGCTGAGCCGGCGGCCCCGCGGCCCCCTGTCCCCCGAGCAGTTCCTGCCCCACGTGGACGGGGCGCCGGTGCCCTACGGCAGCCTCACGCTGGACCTCTTCATGCTGGGCTACTTCCAGCTCCTGGAGTGCGACCTGCCGGCGGAGGAGCGCAAGATGCGCCACCTGCTCTGCTTCGAGGTCTTCGAGCACCTGGGCGCCCACGGCTGGGAGGCCGCGCGCGCCTTCCACAAGGCCGTGACGGACGAGGTGGCTGCCGGCCGCCGTGCCTGGACCGACGGCTTCGAGGACATCAAAGCCCGCTTTTTCGGCTCCAGCCGCAGTCCGCCCTGGGGCGCAGAGCCTGGCCGCAAGCCGGGCCTGACCCCGCTCCGGCCCCCGCCCCACGCCGGCCCCAGCGGCGGCCCCGGGCCCGCGGCACAGAGGCTGGGGTCCGGCCCCCAGCGGGGCAGCTTCAACAGCGAGGACATCTGTGGCTACATCGACCGGAGCTTCGCCTTCTGGAAGGAGAAAGAAGCCGAGATGTTCAGCTTCGGGGAGTGA
- the ESPNL gene encoding espin-like protein isoform X1: MGEQRALAAAKDGDLATLERLLEAGALGPGVTDALGAGLVHHATRAGQLACVKFLVQRAQLPGNQRAHNGATPVHDAAATGSLAELCWLVREGGCGLQDRDASGVSPLHLAARFGHPVLVEWLLREGHAATLETLEGALPLHHAAVSGDLTCLKLLTAAHGSGVNRRTRSGASPLYLACQEGHLHLAQFLVKDCGADVHLRALDGMSALHAAAARGHYSLVVWLVTFTDIGLTARDNEGATVLHFAARGGHTPILDRLLLMGAPIMRDSWGGTPLHDAAENGQMECCQTLLSHRVDPALRDEDGYTAADLAEYHGHRDCAQYLRDSTRPVPLLMAPPPPPPFPPPPLSAARHSLVDGRRGAPGLGDPTVAASLSPSWPGQPDQPLPREHTTRTAPPRVSTSATAVPMGTETAAGGTPDSLVALQLDGLPSGDLDGLVPTRDERGRPIPEWKRQVMVRKLQARLGAAPAPDTQDDGGSAGAAEQAAWRYSQTHQAILGPFGELLTEDDLVYLEKQIADLQLRRRCQEYESELGRLAAELQALLPAPLVSITVNSHLLPPAPGLEGEEAPSPEVEPEGPVGASQATPGAQPLPFWCSHVARLVRSLSLLLKGVNGLVQGEERPPLEARREAPASPPRSEAQREIQECGVSVRTLRGNFESAPGRPCPPSPGPCELGPQPGPCLRGCWPSPLQPRGGPIGGEPGPGDVEEASDSGISCEEAPSEAAAVPGPDLAASLRKERIVTLFLGHWKKSAYTPALKTVACRTLEARRVEPRGREAAGGPRLPPPPSSESPRLGHLWQQRSIIAHLLGNWKSILAHVPARQLRRLSRRPRGPLSPEQFLPHVDGAPVPYGSLTLDLFMLGYFQLLECDLPAEERKMRHLLCFEVFEHLGAHGWEAARAFHKAVTDEVAAGRRAWTDGFEDIKARFFGSSRSPPWGAEPGRKPGLTPLRPPPHAGPSGGPGPAAQRLGSGPQRGSFNSEDICGYIDRSFAFWKEKEAEMFSFGE, from the exons ATGGGGGAGCAGCGGGCGCTCGCGGCCGCCAAGGATGGGGACCTGGCCACcctggagaggctgctggaggcGGGCGCCCTGGGCCCGGGCGTCACCGACGCCCTGGGGGCCGGCCTGGTGCACCACGCCACCCGGGCCGGCCAACTGGCCTGCGTCAAGTTCCTGGTGCAGCGGGCCCAGCTGCCCGGCAACCAGCGGGCCCATAACGGGGCCACGCCGGTGCATGACGCCGCCGCCACTGGCAGCCTGGCCGAGCTGTGCTGGCTGGTGCGCGAAGGGGGCTGCGGTCTGCAG GACCGAGACGCCTCGGGCGTCTCCCCGCTGCACCTGGCCGCCCGCTTCGGACACCCGGTGCTGGTGGAGTGGCTGCTGCGAGAGGGCCACGCGGCCACGCTGGAGACGCTGGAGGGGGCCTTGCCGCTGCACCACGCCGCCGTCAGCGGGGACCTAACCTGCCTGAAGCTCCTGACGGCCGCCCACGGCAG CGGCGTGAACCGGCGGACGCGCAGCGGCGCCTCCCCGCTCTACCTGGCCTGCCAGGAGGGCCACCTGCACCTGGCCCAGTTCCTGGTGAAGGACTGCGGTGCTGACGTGCACCTGCGCGCCCTCGACGGGATGAGCGCCCTGCACGCCGCCGCTGCCCGCGGCCACTACTCGCTCGTCGTCTGGCTG gTCACCTTCACGGACATCGGCCTGACGGCACGCGATAACGAGGGGGCCACCGTCCTCCACTTTGCCGCTCGAGGCGGCCACACGCCCATTCTAGACCGGCTCCTGCTGATGGGTGCCCCCATCATGAGAGACTCCTGGGGTGGGACCCCTCTCCATGACGCAGCGGAGAACGGGCAGATGGAG TGCTGCCAGACGCTGCTCTCCCACCGCGTGGACCCCGCCCTGCGGGACGAGGACGGCTACACGGCCGCAGACCTGGCGGAGTACCACGGCCACCGCGACTGCGCCCAGTACCTCCGCGACAGCACCCGGCCG GTGCCACTCCTGAtggcgcccccgccgccgccaccgttCCCCCCTCCTCCGCTGTCGGCTGCAAGGCACTCCCTGGTGGATGGAAGAAGAGGGGCCCCAGGTCTCGGGGATCCCACCG TGGCAGCGTCTCTCAGCCCATCCTGGCCCGGCCAGCCTGACCAGCCTCTTCCGAGGGAGCACACGACCCGCACAGCACCCCCGAGGGTCAGCACCAGTGCCACAGCCGTCCCAATG GGGACGGAGACGGCAGCGGGGGGCACCCCGGACAGCCTGGTCGCGCTGCAGCTGGACGGGCTGCCCTCGGGCGACCTCGACGGGCTGGTGCCCACGCGGGATGAGCGCGGCCGGCCCATCCCCGAGTGGAAGCGGCAGGTGATGGTGCGGAAGCTGCAGGCTCGCCTGGGCGCAGCTCCAGCGCCAGATACCCAG GACGACGGCGGGAGCGCGGGTGCCGCGGAGCAGGCGGCCTGGCGGTACTCGCAGACTCACCAGGCCATCCTGGGCCCCTTCGGGGAGCTGCTGACCGAGGACGACCTGGTGTACCTGGAGAAGCAGATCGCAGACCTGCAGCTGCGGCGCCGCTGCCAGGAGTACGAGAGCGAGCTGGGCCGGCTGGCGGCCGAGCTGCAGGCGCTGCTGCCTGCGCCCCTGGTCAGCATCACTGTCAACAGCCATCTCCTGCCCCCCGCGCCCGGGCTGGAGGGCGAGGAGGCCCCCAGCCCCGAGGTCGAGCCCGAGGGCCCCGTGGGGGCTTCGCAGGCCACACCCGGCGCGCAGCCCCTACCCTTCTGGTGCAGCCACGTCGCCCGGCTGGTGCGCAGCTTGTCCCTGCTGCTGAAGGGCGTGAACGGGCTGGTGCAGGGCGAGGAGAGGCCCCCACTGGAGGCCCGCAGGGAGGCCCCAGCCAGCCCTCCGAGGAGCGAGGCCCAGCGCGAGATCCAGGAGTGTGGGGTGTCGGTGCGGACGCTTCGTGGCAACTTCGAGTCAGCCCCCGGCCGGCCCTGCCCCCCGAGCCCCGGCCCCTGTGAGCTGGGGCCCCAGCCGGGGCCGTGCCTGAGAGGCTGCTGGCCCTCCCCCTTGCAGCCCCGCGGCGGCCCGATCGGAGGGGAGCCGGGGCCGGGCGACGTGGAGGAGGCCAGCGACTCGGGCATCAGCTGCGAGGAGGCCCCGTCGGAGGCGGCGGCCGTGCCTGGCCCAGACCTGGCCGCCAGCCTGCGCAAGGAGCGCATCGTCACGCTCTTCCTCGGCCACTGGAAGAAGTCGGCCTACACGCCGGCCCTGAAGACGGTGGCCTGCAGGACCCTGGAGGCCCGGCGCGTGGAGCCGCGGGGGCGGGAGGCGGCGGGGGGCCCTCGGCTGCCCCCCCCGCCGTCCAGCGAGAGCCCGCGGCTGGGCCACCTGTGGCAGCAGCGCAGCATCATCGCCCACCTGCTGGGCAACTGGAAGTCCATCCTGGCGCACGTGCCCGCCCGGCAGCTGCGGCGGCTGAGCCGGCGGCCCCGCGGCCCCCTGTCCCCCGAGCAGTTCCTGCCCCACGTGGACGGGGCGCCGGTGCCCTACGGCAGCCTCACGCTGGACCTCTTCATGCTGGGCTACTTCCAGCTCCTGGAGTGCGACCTGCCGGCGGAGGAGCGCAAGATGCGCCACCTGCTCTGCTTCGAGGTCTTCGAGCACCTGGGCGCCCACGGCTGGGAGGCCGCGCGCGCCTTCCACAAGGCCGTGACGGACGAGGTGGCTGCCGGCCGCCGTGCCTGGACCGACGGCTTCGAGGACATCAAAGCCCGCTTTTTCGGCTCCAGCCGCAGTCCGCCCTGGGGCGCAGAGCCTGGCCGCAAGCCGGGCCTGACCCCGCTCCGGCCCCCGCCCCACGCCGGCCCCAGCGGCGGCCCCGGGCCCGCGGCACAGAGGCTGGGGTCCGGCCCCCAGCGGGGCAGCTTCAACAGCGAGGACATCTGTGGCTACATCGACCGGAGCTTCGCCTTCTGGAAGGAGAAAGAAGCCGAGATGTTCAGCTTCGGGGAGTGA